One segment of Synechococcus sp. A15-24 DNA contains the following:
- a CDS encoding penicillin-binding protein 2, which yields MTRTVPPPSRKRLRTRVVPLAKVPTRRLWIVFLILCTGLVGLVGRMAWLQVVQTGELESRARRLQTQTSATLGQRRPIVDRNGRLVAMDEVRFRLWAHPRYFNLPGDDPGLVRPPEDVVDLLATPLAQPAPQLLKQLGRRRSGVKLAEGLDPETAQRIRSLGISGLDLEAYPQRVYPQGDLFANVVGFLNDERVPQAGLEQSRNAELLRHEQSRRLRRGADGTPLPDDLAPGAFYGDDLRLQLTLDARLQELAVQALAAQVAKWKAKKGAAIVMDATNGELLVLASTPTYDPNRYWRFSPARFREWSVQDLYEPGSTFKPINLALALQEKAISPTDRVNDVGQLTIGGWPINNHDKEAHGLVDFATVLQVSSNVGMVQAMRRLDNKTFWDWMNRLGIDRRPDTDLPGAVAGQLKTKEQFITHPIEPATTAFGQGFSLTPLKLVQLHGVLANGGRLVSPHITRGFRSGDTLAPAAEPGGQPLLKPEVTRTVMAWMESVVDKGSGKGVKTPGYRIGGKTGTAQKALNGIYLPGAKICSFVATLPVEDPRYVVLVVVDEPQGAHAYGSTVAVPVAKQIIDALLIVEKISPSKPAELNKAMTS from the coding sequence ATGACCCGGACCGTTCCTCCCCCGTCCCGGAAACGGCTGCGCACCCGTGTCGTCCCCCTGGCCAAGGTTCCCACCAGGCGGCTGTGGATTGTTTTTCTGATCCTGTGCACCGGCCTTGTCGGTCTGGTTGGGCGGATGGCTTGGCTGCAGGTGGTCCAGACGGGTGAGCTCGAGTCCAGAGCCCGTCGCCTCCAGACCCAGACCAGCGCAACATTGGGGCAACGCCGCCCGATCGTCGATCGCAATGGTCGACTGGTGGCGATGGACGAAGTCCGCTTTCGGCTCTGGGCCCACCCGCGTTACTTCAACCTTCCTGGTGATGACCCCGGCCTGGTTCGGCCGCCTGAAGATGTGGTGGACCTGCTTGCTACACCCTTGGCACAACCGGCTCCGCAGCTGCTGAAGCAGCTTGGCCGGAGGCGCTCCGGGGTCAAGCTGGCGGAAGGCCTGGATCCGGAGACGGCTCAACGGATCCGTTCCCTGGGCATCAGCGGCTTGGATTTGGAGGCCTATCCCCAGCGGGTCTATCCCCAGGGGGATCTCTTCGCCAACGTCGTCGGTTTCCTCAACGACGAGCGTGTTCCCCAGGCGGGCCTTGAGCAGAGCAGGAACGCTGAACTGCTGAGGCATGAGCAGTCCAGGCGTCTGCGCCGCGGTGCCGACGGCACACCACTTCCCGATGATCTGGCCCCTGGGGCGTTCTATGGCGATGACCTGCGCTTGCAGCTCACCCTCGATGCCCGGCTTCAGGAGCTCGCTGTCCAGGCACTGGCGGCCCAGGTCGCCAAGTGGAAGGCCAAGAAGGGGGCCGCCATCGTCATGGATGCCACCAATGGTGAACTGCTGGTGCTGGCGTCAACACCGACCTACGACCCCAATCGCTACTGGCGCTTTTCACCGGCACGATTCCGTGAGTGGTCCGTGCAGGATCTCTATGAACCAGGATCCACCTTCAAACCGATCAATCTGGCTCTGGCGCTTCAGGAAAAAGCGATCAGTCCCACCGACCGTGTGAATGACGTCGGTCAGCTCACCATCGGCGGTTGGCCGATCAACAACCACGACAAGGAAGCCCACGGTCTGGTGGATTTCGCCACGGTTCTGCAGGTGTCCAGCAACGTCGGGATGGTTCAGGCGATGCGACGTCTGGACAACAAAACCTTCTGGGACTGGATGAATCGTCTTGGGATTGATCGGCGCCCGGACACCGATCTTCCTGGGGCTGTGGCCGGTCAGCTCAAGACAAAGGAGCAGTTCATCACCCATCCGATTGAGCCGGCTACCACAGCCTTCGGTCAGGGGTTCTCACTCACCCCGTTGAAATTGGTCCAGCTGCATGGGGTCCTGGCCAACGGTGGTCGTCTGGTGAGTCCTCACATCACCCGTGGGTTTCGCTCCGGCGATACTCTCGCGCCTGCGGCAGAACCCGGCGGTCAGCCCCTGCTGAAGCCTGAGGTGACCCGCACGGTGATGGCCTGGATGGAATCCGTCGTGGACAAGGGCAGCGGCAAGGGGGTGAAGACACCCGGATACCGCATCGGTGGCAAAACAGGGACGGCTCAGAAAGCCCTCAATGGGATTTATCTGCCTGGGGCCAAGATCTGCAGCTTTGTGGCGACCCTGCCTGTTGAGGATCCGCGATACGTGGTTCTGGTGGTGGTCGATGAGCCCCAGGGAGCCCACGCCTATGGCTCCACGGTGGCTGTTCCGGTGGCGAAGCAGATCATCGATGCCCTGCTGATCGTGGAGAAGATCAGCCCATCGAAACCTGCAGAATTGAACAAGGCGATGACGAGCTGA
- a CDS encoding type II CAAX endopeptidase family protein produces the protein MSPSSHRQAPVPPWKNLLGALSLLAAALIWTSGLVNSLSRPSVAPSLNLQQQEVQLLAEPALPDTLGSVLRGGENPRSMLKGSLEQIPAADRSWRQAQLLDLLQNVVATVPEINAADDPLLDRLLCEARGGTPGDCINPAVARSAAVRLSVSALLPLVTAITGSALLLGQGWRLWRGRRESWPDLKGPTLTLLDMALLVAGGFVVISAVGVPLLALPLVSRLTAGLDSPRREAVGVVINYSVMALPSLLILRRQLASLPKDITPEGGWLQWRWRPLPGAFFTALAGWFKVTPIVVLTGWLLVRLFGDPGGSNPLLELVLESRDPLALSLLALTAVVLAPLFEEVIFRGTLLPVLARRTGSVSGVVLSGLLFGMAHISIGELAPLTVLGIGLALVRLSSGRLFPCVLMHALWNAVTFVNLLLL, from the coding sequence GTGTCCCCTAGCTCCCATCGCCAGGCCCCTGTTCCGCCTTGGAAAAATCTGCTTGGGGCCCTATCCCTGCTGGCGGCTGCCTTGATCTGGACGTCGGGTCTTGTGAACAGCCTCTCAAGGCCTTCCGTGGCGCCGAGTCTGAATCTTCAGCAGCAGGAAGTTCAGCTGTTGGCCGAACCGGCTCTGCCGGACACGTTGGGTTCTGTCTTACGGGGGGGCGAGAACCCGCGATCCATGCTCAAGGGGTCCCTGGAGCAAATCCCAGCCGCTGATCGTTCCTGGCGTCAGGCCCAGCTGTTGGACCTGCTGCAGAACGTGGTGGCGACGGTGCCGGAGATCAATGCGGCAGACGATCCGCTGCTGGATCGACTGCTTTGTGAAGCCCGTGGTGGCACCCCTGGCGACTGCATCAACCCGGCCGTGGCGCGATCCGCGGCCGTTCGTTTGTCCGTGAGTGCCCTGCTGCCGCTGGTCACAGCCATAACTGGTTCGGCTCTGCTGCTGGGTCAGGGCTGGCGTCTCTGGCGTGGTCGCCGTGAGAGCTGGCCGGATCTCAAGGGCCCGACTCTCACCCTCCTGGACATGGCGCTGCTGGTGGCCGGTGGGTTTGTCGTGATCAGTGCCGTCGGTGTTCCGCTGCTGGCCCTGCCACTGGTCTCCAGGCTGACGGCTGGATTGGATAGTCCTCGCCGGGAAGCGGTGGGCGTAGTCATCAACTACAGCGTGATGGCCTTGCCCAGCCTGTTGATCCTGCGTCGTCAGCTGGCCAGCCTTCCCAAAGACATCACGCCGGAAGGGGGTTGGCTGCAGTGGCGGTGGCGGCCGCTGCCAGGAGCCTTCTTCACCGCTCTGGCCGGCTGGTTCAAAGTCACCCCCATCGTCGTGCTCACCGGCTGGTTGCTGGTGCGGCTGTTCGGAGATCCCGGGGGAAGCAACCCTTTATTGGAGCTGGTGCTGGAGAGTCGAGATCCGCTGGCCTTGTCCCTGCTGGCGTTAACGGCGGTGGTGCTGGCTCCTTTGTTCGAAGAAGTGATCTTCCGCGGCACGCTGCTGCCGGTGCTGGCCCGTCGGACCGGTTCGGTGTCGGGTGTGGTGCTCAGCGGTCTGCTGTTCGGAATGGCACACATCAGCATCGGTGAACTGGCCCCGCTCACCGTGCTGGGAATTGGGCTCGCTCTGGTGCGTTTATCGAGTGGACGCCTGTTTCCCTGCGTGTTGATGCATGCCCTCTGGAATGCGGTCACATTCGTGAATCTGCTTCTGTTGTGA
- a CDS encoding histidine phosphatase family protein, whose product MTLRLLLVRHGLSSFNKERRIQGRDDLSNLSDEGHDQARRLGASLTEVPFDAIYSSPLQRAASTTASLLEGRGGSAPTPEFDDGLLEVDLEPWSGMSIDELTERHPVDFATWKRQPLELELQRRDGSGYRPLVELMDQARSFVDGLTQRHPVDQDGTVLVVAHNAILRCLMLTLLGEPEQGFRRLRVDNTSLSIFNLRPGVDQPQVQIECLNSTTHLQPLPERGKGARLILVRHGETDWNKAGRFQGQIDIPLNDHGRSQAAAARDFLKDVSIDRAWSSTLSRPTETAEIILEAHSGVPLKQIDGLVEIGHGLWEGKLESEIREGWSDLLETWKRAPETVQMPEGETIQDVWARSVTSWQEIAKGLKPEETALVVAHDAVNKTILCDLLGLTPADIWAVKQGNSGVTVVDITPDPSQPEVVTCLNLTSHFGSVIDRTAAGAL is encoded by the coding sequence GTGACCCTCCGCCTACTCCTGGTCCGCCACGGTCTGAGCAGCTTCAACAAGGAACGTCGCATCCAGGGTCGCGACGACCTGTCCAATTTGAGCGACGAGGGACACGACCAGGCCCGCCGCCTCGGCGCCAGCCTGACGGAGGTTCCCTTCGACGCGATCTACAGCTCCCCCCTGCAACGGGCGGCATCCACCACGGCCTCGCTGCTTGAGGGACGCGGCGGCTCGGCACCGACACCGGAGTTCGATGACGGTCTGCTGGAGGTGGACTTGGAGCCCTGGTCGGGGATGAGCATCGATGAGCTCACGGAACGCCACCCCGTGGATTTCGCCACCTGGAAGCGCCAGCCACTGGAACTGGAACTGCAGCGACGGGACGGCAGCGGCTATCGCCCGCTGGTGGAGCTGATGGATCAGGCCCGCAGCTTCGTGGACGGCCTGACCCAACGCCACCCGGTTGACCAGGACGGCACGGTGCTCGTGGTGGCCCACAACGCCATCCTCCGTTGCCTGATGCTCACCCTGCTCGGAGAACCCGAGCAGGGATTCCGACGACTCAGGGTCGACAACACCTCGCTGTCAATCTTCAACCTGAGGCCTGGAGTCGATCAGCCGCAGGTGCAGATCGAGTGCCTCAACAGCACCACCCATCTGCAGCCTCTGCCTGAAAGGGGGAAGGGTGCTCGATTGATTTTGGTGCGTCACGGCGAGACCGACTGGAACAAGGCGGGGCGTTTTCAGGGACAGATCGACATTCCCCTCAATGACCATGGCCGCAGCCAGGCAGCCGCCGCACGCGACTTCCTCAAGGATGTGTCCATCGATCGTGCCTGGAGCAGCACCCTCTCCCGGCCGACCGAAACCGCCGAGATCATCCTCGAAGCCCATTCCGGGGTGCCCCTTAAGCAGATCGATGGCCTCGTGGAAATCGGCCATGGACTCTGGGAAGGCAAGCTCGAATCCGAGATCCGGGAGGGATGGTCCGACCTGCTGGAAACCTGGAAGCGTGCTCCTGAAACGGTTCAGATGCCGGAAGGCGAGACGATTCAAGATGTCTGGGCCCGCTCCGTCACCAGCTGGCAGGAGATCGCCAAAGGGCTGAAACCCGAGGAGACCGCCCTCGTTGTGGCTCACGATGCCGTCAACAAGACCATCCTTTGCGATCTGCTCGGCCTCACTCCTGCGGACATCTGGGCGGTGAAGCAGGGCAACAGCGGGGTCACCGTGGTCGACATCACTCCGGATCCGAGCCAGCCTGAAGTGGTGACCTGTCTCAACCTCACGTCCCACTTCGGGAGCGTGATCGATCGGACCGCCGCGGGCGCCCTCTGA
- a CDS encoding dihydroorotase: protein MHDILLLDPVRILHGPRTELQQGAALIESGVLSGFGDAARTAAAQLGIQATAAPQQLLAPCLVDPHTVLPAPISGPTETIRSLRRCAAAGGYGQVALLPRGQSWRDQPERLIGLQNADPSSVHLPLWGGFSLNGKGDELAPHGDLLEHGAIGLADDDAVVPLPLLERGLLLGEMGSCPVLIAPRDPNLQGDGLTREGVETLRAGWAPDPLISELLPLQQLLALQQRHPDRQLRLMNISTAAAVDLLGQADRQLKASVCWWHLLVDGSSLSSTDPGCRVRPSLGGAADRLSLRSALQSGVIQAIAVHAVPLDEEDMVLPADQRPPGLSGHHLVLPALWSALVDQGDFSIESLWDVLSFGPSAFLDQPAESLLVGSRRWLLFDPEISWTVNRDDPAAPGAANLPWLGRTMQGRVVACGLSS, encoded by the coding sequence ATGCACGACATCCTGCTGCTGGATCCGGTTCGGATTCTGCATGGCCCCCGAACGGAGCTTCAGCAGGGTGCTGCTCTGATCGAATCAGGGGTTCTCAGCGGCTTCGGTGACGCGGCCCGCACAGCAGCGGCACAACTCGGCATTCAAGCGACCGCTGCCCCCCAGCAGCTGCTTGCCCCCTGCCTGGTGGACCCCCATACGGTTCTGCCCGCACCGATCAGCGGGCCAACGGAAACGATCCGTAGCTTGCGGCGTTGTGCTGCCGCAGGGGGATACGGCCAGGTGGCCCTGTTGCCGCGAGGGCAGAGCTGGCGGGATCAGCCGGAGCGCCTGATCGGCCTTCAGAACGCGGACCCGTCGTCGGTTCACCTGCCCCTCTGGGGAGGTTTCAGCCTGAACGGCAAAGGAGACGAGCTGGCACCCCACGGCGATCTACTGGAACACGGTGCCATCGGCCTTGCTGATGACGATGCCGTTGTGCCATTGCCGCTGCTGGAGAGAGGTCTCCTCCTTGGCGAGATGGGATCCTGCCCCGTGCTGATTGCCCCCAGGGATCCGAATCTCCAGGGGGACGGCCTGACTCGGGAGGGGGTCGAGACCCTGCGGGCTGGCTGGGCACCGGATCCCTTGATCAGCGAACTGCTGCCCCTTCAACAGCTTCTGGCCCTGCAGCAGCGTCATCCCGACCGGCAGCTGCGGTTGATGAACATCTCCACAGCTGCTGCCGTAGACCTTCTCGGCCAAGCCGACCGACAGCTCAAGGCCAGTGTGTGTTGGTGGCATCTGCTGGTAGATGGCAGCAGCCTCTCCAGCACAGATCCCGGCTGCCGCGTGCGTCCATCCCTCGGAGGAGCTGCGGACCGGTTGAGCCTGCGTTCAGCCCTGCAGTCCGGCGTCATTCAGGCGATCGCCGTGCATGCCGTGCCCCTTGATGAGGAAGATATGGTGCTGCCGGCGGATCAGCGGCCTCCAGGCCTGAGTGGGCACCACCTCGTGTTGCCGGCGCTCTGGTCTGCCTTGGTTGATCAGGGTGACTTCTCGATCGAATCCCTCTGGGATGTGCTCAGTTTCGGTCCATCCGCTTTTCTGGACCAGCCGGCGGAATCGCTGCTGGTCGGCAGCCGCCGCTGGCTGCTGTTTGACCCCGAGATCAGCTGGACGGTGAACCGCGATGATCCCGCCGCACCGGGAGCCGCAAACCTGCCCTGGCTGGGACGCACCATGCAAGGGCGGGTGGTGGCCTGCGGGCTTAGTAGTTAG
- the lepB gene encoding signal peptidase I: MASDRSKTNEGNQHPFWDFWGPILFMFALYLGIRQVLVEARYIPSGSMLPGLQIQDRLLVEKLTYRSRPPKRGEIVVFNSPYAFDPALKTPVRPSVVRCALVNLPLLGLIPGLGNPACDAYIKRVIAIGGDRVEVSPSGAVTLNGQRIEEPYVGQACLVNQQGMSPCRTLNVTVPKGSVLVLGDNRRNSWDGRFWPGGAFLPEQEIIGRAVFRFWPFNRFGLL; this comes from the coding sequence TTGGCAAGCGATCGTTCAAAGACAAACGAGGGAAATCAACATCCCTTCTGGGATTTCTGGGGGCCAATTCTTTTCATGTTCGCCCTGTATTTGGGCATTCGTCAGGTCTTGGTTGAAGCTCGATACATCCCCTCAGGGTCGATGCTGCCTGGCCTTCAGATCCAGGATCGGCTGCTGGTGGAGAAGCTCACTTATCGATCACGCCCCCCGAAGCGCGGAGAAATCGTCGTCTTTAACTCCCCCTACGCCTTTGACCCGGCCTTGAAAACGCCGGTTCGCCCTTCAGTGGTGCGCTGTGCCCTGGTCAACCTTCCCTTGCTGGGCCTGATCCCTGGACTGGGCAATCCGGCTTGCGACGCCTATATCAAGCGGGTGATCGCCATTGGCGGCGATCGGGTTGAGGTCAGCCCCAGTGGAGCGGTCACCCTCAACGGTCAGCGCATCGAGGAGCCTTATGTGGGTCAGGCCTGCCTGGTTAATCAGCAGGGAATGAGTCCCTGTCGAACCCTGAACGTCACCGTCCCCAAGGGCTCGGTGCTCGTGTTGGGTGATAACCGCCGCAACAGCTGGGACGGACGCTTCTGGCCAGGTGGTGCCTTCCTGCCGGAGCAAGAGATCATCGGCCGGGCCGTGTTCCGCTTCTGGCCCTTCAACCGTTTTGGTCTTCTCTAA
- a CDS encoding arsenate reductase family protein: MLQVYSYNRCSTCRRALSWLSDHGLDHTVIDITADPPSREILASAMEQFGDRRPLFNTSGQSYRALGAVVVKAMSDDEALDALAADGRLIKRPFAITPDGQVLVGFKPEVWQDQLKG; encoded by the coding sequence ATGCTTCAGGTTTACAGCTACAACCGCTGCAGCACCTGTCGACGGGCTCTATCATGGTTAAGTGACCACGGTCTGGATCATACGGTGATCGACATCACAGCGGATCCTCCGTCGCGAGAGATCCTGGCCTCGGCCATGGAGCAATTCGGCGACCGTCGCCCACTGTTCAACACCAGTGGACAGAGTTACAGAGCCCTTGGTGCAGTAGTCGTCAAGGCCATGTCTGACGATGAAGCACTCGATGCCCTGGCGGCGGATGGCCGTTTGATCAAGCGACCGTTCGCTATCACACCTGATGGGCAGGTCTTGGTGGGCTTCAAACCGGAGGTTTGGCAGGACCAGTTGAAGGGCTGA
- a CDS encoding 2Fe-2S iron-sulfur cluster-binding protein — translation MPTIRFEQEGQQVGCIEGANLRKAALDAGINPYNGVNNLNNCSGVGQCGTCVMEVVEGQANLSPRSDVEEVYLADRPANFRLSCRTTVNGDVTVRTRPAEGVGRGSNSLIGAIKSLFGR, via the coding sequence GTGCCCACCATCCGATTTGAGCAGGAAGGCCAGCAGGTTGGATGCATCGAAGGCGCGAACCTCCGCAAGGCTGCCCTTGATGCCGGCATCAATCCCTACAACGGTGTCAACAACCTCAACAACTGCAGCGGTGTTGGCCAGTGCGGCACTTGTGTGATGGAAGTGGTGGAAGGACAGGCCAACCTGTCCCCTCGCAGCGACGTTGAAGAGGTTTATCTGGCTGACCGCCCGGCCAATTTCCGTCTCAGCTGCCGGACCACCGTCAACGGTGATGTGACGGTTCGTACCCGCCCCGCTGAGGGCGTCGGCCGCGGTTCCAACAGCCTGATCGGTGCCATCAAATCGCTGTTCGGCCGCTGA
- a CDS encoding inorganic diphosphatase: protein MDLSRLSPSPSSGLVNLLVEIPAGSRNKYSYCHSTGLMVLDRVLHSSIRYPFDYGFVPNTLAADGSPLDAMVIMAEPTFAGCLIRARPIGLLDLKDNNVADAKLLCVPDADPGQRDIHSIRQIAPSQLEEVAEFFRTYRSFEGRSLEVSGWRDAGAVPALLDQCIQAAD from the coding sequence ATGGATCTCAGCCGCCTGTCCCCCTCACCGTCCTCCGGCCTGGTCAATCTTCTGGTGGAGATTCCCGCTGGAAGTCGCAATAAATACTCCTATTGCCATTCCACTGGATTGATGGTGCTGGACCGCGTTTTGCATTCTTCGATCCGGTACCCGTTTGATTACGGATTCGTTCCCAACACCCTCGCTGCCGACGGCTCCCCCCTAGACGCGATGGTCATCATGGCCGAGCCGACGTTCGCGGGTTGTCTGATCCGTGCGCGACCGATTGGTTTGCTGGATCTCAAGGACAACAACGTCGCCGATGCGAAGCTGCTGTGTGTCCCGGATGCTGATCCTGGACAGCGGGACATCCACAGCATCCGCCAAATCGCCCCGTCTCAACTGGAGGAGGTGGCTGAGTTTTTCAGGACTTACCGAAGCTTCGAGGGGCGTTCGCTTGAAGTCAGCGGCTGGAGAGATGCGGGTGCTGTTCCGGCATTGCTTGACCAGTGCATCCAGGCCGCCGATTGA
- a CDS encoding resolvase codes for MFPRSVESVNSHIQSSVEIALDQAAASAYADVLVGIDDVQKSLNRSRASVYRYTNTDPRNLNPPFNPRKLNPEYRSDQKDPLLFHPNEVARFAKDVLRIKEVTVEVLNSPSTATQQMLGDILQELRGIRSHLEGLDQQASDFTAHRERQDRPAA; via the coding sequence ATGTTTCCTCGATCGGTTGAATCAGTGAACTCCCACATTCAATCCTCGGTAGAAATTGCCCTTGATCAGGCAGCTGCTTCTGCTTATGCCGACGTCCTGGTTGGTATCGACGACGTTCAGAAATCGCTGAATCGTTCGAGAGCTTCGGTCTACCGCTACACCAATACCGATCCACGCAATCTCAACCCGCCGTTCAACCCACGGAAGTTGAACCCCGAGTACCGCAGCGATCAGAAAGATCCCCTGCTGTTCCACCCCAATGAGGTGGCTCGTTTTGCAAAGGACGTCCTCCGCATCAAAGAAGTCACGGTTGAGGTCCTCAACTCGCCGTCGACGGCCACGCAACAGATGCTGGGTGACATCCTTCAGGAGCTGAGGGGAATCCGCTCCCACCTTGAGGGGCTTGATCAGCAGGCGTCGGATTTCACCGCGCATCGTGAACGGCAGGACAGGCCCGCTGCGTGA
- a CDS encoding proline--tRNA ligase, whose translation MRVSRLMLVTLRDVPAEAEITSHQLLLRGGFIRRVGSGIYAYLPMMWKVLQRITTIIREEMNRAGALETLLPQLHPSELWQRSGRWQGYTAGEGIMFHLEDRQGRELGLGPTHEEVITSLAGELLRSYRQLPVNIYQVQTKFRDEIRPRFGLMRGREFIMKDAYSFHADKADLQATYAVMDQAYRRIFERCGLEAVPVDADSGAIGGAASQEFMVTAEAGEDLILISVDGAYAANQEKAVSIPDAVAPLPPAALTRLETPGQTTIEGVCTAQGWQPGQLVKVLLLLARLEDGQQQPVLVSLRGDQELNEVKLVNAVSRRSEQGVLDCRPISPDDLQRQGINTIPFGSIGPDLADEVLADAASWTTSFLRLADTTATELELFHCGANAEDQHRSHCSWGDLGGAPVGEDLRKARAGERCVHNPDARLQEKRGIEVGHIFQLGRKYSQALDCCFTNENGRDEPFWMGCYGIGVSRLAQAAVEQHHDDAGISWPAAIAPYEVIVVIANIQDDAQTDLGDMVYATLLEAGIDVLLDDRKERAGVKFKDADLIGIPWRLVIGRDAAEGTVEMVQRCNREMRKLPHGEAIGELLKALRP comes from the coding sequence ATGCGCGTCTCCCGCCTGATGCTGGTGACGCTGCGCGATGTGCCAGCTGAAGCCGAAATCACTTCCCACCAGCTGCTGTTGCGTGGAGGGTTCATTCGCCGAGTCGGCTCTGGGATCTACGCCTATCTGCCGATGATGTGGAAGGTGTTGCAGCGCATCACCACGATCATCCGCGAGGAAATGAATCGTGCTGGTGCTCTTGAAACTCTGTTACCCCAGCTGCACCCCTCGGAGCTCTGGCAACGCAGTGGCCGTTGGCAGGGATACACCGCCGGCGAAGGGATCATGTTTCACCTGGAGGACCGCCAAGGGCGCGAACTGGGTCTGGGACCGACCCATGAGGAGGTGATCACCAGCCTGGCGGGCGAGCTGCTGCGCTCCTACCGGCAACTTCCCGTGAACATATACCAGGTGCAGACGAAGTTCAGGGATGAGATCCGCCCCAGGTTCGGCCTGATGCGGGGGCGTGAATTCATCATGAAAGATGCCTACTCCTTTCACGCCGACAAAGCCGATCTGCAGGCGACCTACGCCGTGATGGATCAGGCCTACCGACGCATCTTCGAGCGCTGCGGACTCGAGGCGGTGCCTGTGGATGCCGACAGCGGCGCCATCGGTGGTGCGGCATCCCAGGAATTCATGGTCACGGCGGAAGCTGGCGAAGACCTGATCTTGATCAGCGTTGACGGTGCCTATGCCGCCAACCAGGAGAAAGCCGTGTCGATCCCCGACGCGGTCGCTCCCTTACCCCCTGCAGCACTCACCCGCCTCGAGACACCTGGGCAGACCACGATTGAAGGGGTATGCACAGCCCAGGGCTGGCAGCCGGGGCAGCTGGTGAAGGTGCTGCTGCTGCTGGCACGGCTTGAGGACGGCCAACAACAGCCAGTCTTGGTGTCCCTGCGGGGGGACCAGGAGCTGAATGAGGTGAAGCTGGTGAATGCGGTGAGTCGCCGCAGCGAGCAGGGCGTTCTCGACTGCCGACCGATCAGCCCAGACGATCTACAGCGGCAGGGGATCAACACCATTCCCTTCGGATCCATCGGCCCGGATCTTGCCGATGAGGTGCTGGCTGACGCCGCCAGCTGGACGACCTCATTTCTTCGCCTGGCCGACACCACCGCCACGGAGCTGGAGCTGTTCCACTGCGGCGCCAATGCTGAAGACCAGCACCGCAGCCACTGCAGCTGGGGTGACCTGGGTGGGGCTCCAGTGGGAGAAGACCTACGTAAAGCCCGTGCAGGGGAGCGCTGCGTTCACAACCCGGACGCCCGACTCCAGGAGAAGCGGGGCATTGAGGTGGGCCATATCTTCCAGCTTGGGCGTAAGTATTCCCAGGCTCTCGACTGCTGCTTCACCAACGAGAACGGCCGTGATGAACCGTTCTGGATGGGTTGCTACGGCATCGGCGTCTCACGCCTGGCCCAGGCAGCGGTGGAGCAGCACCACGACGATGCCGGCATCAGCTGGCCCGCCGCCATTGCTCCCTATGAAGTCATCGTGGTGATCGCCAACATTCAGGATGACGCCCAGACCGATCTCGGAGACATGGTGTACGCGACGCTCCTGGAGGCGGGCATCGATGTACTGCTGGATGACCGCAAGGAACGGGCTGGGGTGAAATTCAAAGATGCCGATCTGATCGGCATTCCCTGGAGGCTGGTCATCGGACGTGACGCCGCCGAAGGCACCGTTGAGATGGTTCAGCGGTGCAATCGTGAGATGCGCAAACTGCCCCACGGCGAAGCGATCGGCGAACTGTTGAAGGCCCTGCGCCCTTAA
- the psb27 gene encoding photosystem II protein Psb27 — protein sequence MISALARLIQQLSRAAVALVLGLCLLLTACSGDAEARLTGDYVEDTIAVAHSLREVIDLPQDAANRGEAESEARALINDYMSRYRPQPRVNGLSSFTTMQTALNSLAGHYASYANRPLPEALHDRIAKELGKAEKSAVRGS from the coding sequence ATGATCTCCGCCCTGGCCCGACTGATCCAGCAACTGTCCAGGGCAGCGGTCGCCCTTGTTCTCGGACTCTGCCTGCTGCTGACCGCCTGCAGCGGTGATGCTGAGGCCCGTCTCACCGGTGACTACGTCGAAGACACGATTGCCGTGGCCCACAGCCTGCGTGAGGTGATCGATCTGCCCCAGGACGCCGCCAACCGTGGTGAGGCGGAATCCGAAGCCCGGGCCTTGATCAACGACTACATGTCCCGCTACCGGCCTCAACCCCGGGTGAACGGTCTCAGCTCGTTCACCACGATGCAGACGGCATTGAACTCCCTGGCCGGTCATTACGCCTCCTACGCCAACCGTCCTCTGCCGGAAGCTCTGCACGACCGCATCGCCAAGGAACTCGGCAAAGCTGAGAAGTCCGCTGTCCGGGGCAGCTGA